The Phormidium ambiguum IAM M-71 genome contains the following window.
GTGTCACAAATAAAGTGACACCTGAATAAGTAGATAAAGTTTCGATGAGTTGACGTTCGACTTGAGCGCGGAGATAGGTATCAAGTGCAGAAAATGGCTCATCTAATAATAATACTTCTGGTTCAGTTGCCAACGCTCTCGCTAAAGCTACTCGCTGCTGTTGTCCACCGGAAAGTTGATGCGGATAGCGATCGCCTAATCTCTGCAATTGTAGTAAAGTAAGCTTTTGATTTACCCGTTGCGATCGTCGTGATTTTGGTAAATGTTGCAAACCAAAAGCAATGTTCTGAACAACAGTCATGTGAGGAAATAAAGCATAGTTTTGAAATACCAAACTAACTTTGCGCTGATGGCTAGGAATATTGATCCGCTGTTCTGAATCAAATAAAATCTGACCGTTTAAGACGATTTTTCCTTTAGTTGGTGTTTCTACCCCAGCGATACAACGCAGTGTCATACTCTTGCCAGAACCAGATCCACCTAACAATCCTAAAGTCTCCTGTTGAGCCGTAAAAGCGGTATTAAGTGTAAAACTAGCAAGCTGCTTTTCAATATCAACAAGTAATCCGTACTCTAGCTTAGGTAATTGAGGTTTAGTAAGTGGTACGATTTGAGGAGATTCAGTTCTTTTACTTCTACCATTTACAGGTTCATTGGCTTCAACTATCCCTAAAAGATTACCCTGAATCTTACGTTCATATTGCTTCTGCCATATATTTACCGCAATGATGCCCGACAATGAAATCGTCATAATTAGCATCACCCATAACCACGCTTCATTCATTGCTCCCGCTTCTACTGCAAAGTAAATTGCCATCGGTAAAGTTTGTGTTTGACCGGGAATATTACCTGCTAGCATTAGAGTTGCCCCAAATTCTCCTAAACCTCTGGCAAATGCCAGCATTGTTCCAGCCAGAATACCAGGAATAGAAAGTGGCAGTAGCACGCGCCAGAAAATACGTGCCTTCGATGCACCAAGAGTTTCAGCAACTTGTAGTAATCTGCGATCGACCTGTTCAAAAGCTCCTAGAGCAGTTTTATACATCAAGGGAAACGCCACAACCGTTGCCGCAATTACGGCTGCATACCAAGTAAAAACAACATTGATATCAAATTTAGCCATTAACTGACCTAGTGGACTATTCTTGCCAAACATCCACAGCAGCAAAAAGCCCACAACCGTTGGTGGCAAAATCAACGGTGCAATGAAAGCACCCTCAATAATTGACTTCCATCGTCCTCGATAGCTTAACATCCAGTAAGCAGCCGCAAGCCCTGTAAAAAATGTAATGACAGTTGCCAGCCCTGCTGTTTTAAGTGATATCCATAATGGCGAGAGATCTACAATCATGGCAGCGTAGGTGGTAGATAGAGAAAATGAGGTAAAAAATATTTCCTAATGACCAATGACTAATAACCAATAACTAAT
Protein-coding sequences here:
- the modB gene encoding molybdate ABC transporter permease subunit; this encodes MIVDLSPLWISLKTAGLATVITFFTGLAAAYWMLSYRGRWKSIIEGAFIAPLILPPTVVGFLLLWMFGKNSPLGQLMAKFDINVVFTWYAAVIAATVVAFPLMYKTALGAFEQVDRRLLQVAETLGASKARIFWRVLLPLSIPGILAGTMLAFARGLGEFGATLMLAGNIPGQTQTLPMAIYFAVEAGAMNEAWLWVMLIMTISLSGIIAVNIWQKQYERKIQGNLLGIVEANEPVNGRSKRTESPQIVPLTKPQLPKLEYGLLVDIEKQLASFTLNTAFTAQQETLGLLGGSGSGKSMTLRCIAGVETPTKGKIVLNGQILFDSEQRINIPSHQRKVSLVFQNYALFPHMTVVQNIAFGLQHLPKSRRSQRVNQKLTLLQLQRLGDRYPHQLSGGQQQRVALARALATEPEVLLLDEPFSALDTYLRAQVERQLIETLSTYSGVTLFVTHNLEEAYRVCEKLMVMSGGRAIAFDSKHQIFEHPRTVRVAQLTGCKNFSRATAVRSNAVEAIDWGITLQVVEAIPNDLADVGIRAHQISIMPNPDANLNNTFPCWLASTSETPHRMTLFLKLNGEPIDSHDYHVQAEVFKEKWQAIKDRPFPWYVRFDPLRLMLMIG